One genomic region from Nocardioides plantarum encodes:
- a CDS encoding DUF4097 family beta strand repeat-containing protein codes for MTEHHFETHEPIELYIENGKGTVEVRALDTTETRVELTGPDAEATHVHLDGRRLDVIAPQHRGGFLTGERRLDIVVHLPQGSDFVTKLGSADLDVTGRIDRAQVRSGSGDVRLDTVDGACLVETGSGDVTIAQATQALRVKSGSGDVDIRTTAAEVSVSTGSGDVKIDDVTGPTAVKTGSGDLRIGRARGDVGLTTGSGDLEIGVITAGRVQAKGASGGVRIGVPPGVPVWTDVTTVSGRIHSTLDGAGQPEPGADYVEVRAKTVTGDVVLSQV; via the coding sequence ATGACCGAGCACCACTTCGAGACCCACGAGCCGATCGAGCTCTACATCGAGAACGGCAAGGGCACCGTCGAGGTCCGCGCCCTCGACACCACCGAGACCCGCGTCGAGCTCACCGGACCCGACGCCGAGGCGACCCACGTCCACCTCGACGGCCGCCGTCTCGACGTCATCGCCCCCCAGCACCGCGGCGGCTTCCTCACCGGGGAGCGGCGCCTCGACATCGTGGTCCACCTCCCCCAGGGCAGCGACTTCGTCACCAAGCTCGGCAGCGCCGACCTCGACGTCACCGGCCGGATCGACCGGGCGCAGGTCCGCTCGGGCTCCGGCGACGTCCGCCTCGACACCGTCGACGGCGCCTGCCTGGTCGAGACCGGCTCGGGCGACGTCACCATCGCGCAGGCCACGCAGGCGCTGCGCGTCAAGAGCGGCTCCGGCGACGTCGACATCCGTACGACGGCCGCGGAGGTCTCGGTGTCCACCGGCTCCGGCGACGTCAAGATCGACGACGTCACGGGTCCCACGGCCGTCAAGACCGGGTCCGGCGACCTGCGGATCGGCCGCGCCCGGGGCGACGTCGGCCTCACCACCGGCAGCGGCGACCTCGAGATCGGCGTGATCACGGCCGGCCGGGTCCAGGCCAAGGGTGCCTCGGGCGGCGTCCGGATCGGCGTGCCGCCCGGCGTCCCGGTCTGGACCGACGTCACGACCGTCTCCGGCCGCATCCACTCCACCCTCGACGGTGCCGGCCAGCCCGAGCCCGGCGCCGACTACGTCGAGGTCCGCGCCAAGACCGTGACCGGCGACGTCGTCCTCAGCCAGGTCTGA